The region AAAGAACTGACATGGCAACTTTGGCCTCAAATGTCCTGCACCCCGCCTCTGTGCAGACGGGAAATTAAGTGCATGTCGGGCAAAAACAGAAAGGACGGACACAGATCGcctttttattctctttgtactccgtcctctctctctatctcgcATACACGCTCAAAGAGAGGCAGCAGAGGCATCCTGCTGGGCCCATCTCATCCTGGCTGGCGAGCTGAGGGCTAATCCAGTTAGGTGACTTTCACAGTCCACCGATAAGCAGAAAGAAAACCTTGTAATGCACCAGCGCCTGACAATGAGCCAAGTCTCTGGCACGGTTAGCAGTCACAAGCTACAGTAGGCCCATTCACACAAGCAGAATTTACCCCAACAGATCCTATATAACTTTACTTCTTGCTGCATACGGCTACAATGGATTAGGAAGTTTTATAATAGTCTGAGCTATTAAAAGCTCTTATTACAAGAGCTTGAGAGATCTCCATGATGTAAATAAGAGGCCAATTCTTGCACTGTAATTCAGTGTTTTGTATGTAGGGCAGTGGGCGCCCATGTTTCAATTAATTAGGATCCTGATAATTAATTATAcaaatgcttatgatttttcaTACATGTATTCCTTCAGTAAAGTTTCCCTTTCATAGTCTGTATTGGAATGAACCAATTGAGAGGCAATTTGATTTAGATGCGGTTGTTCCTCATTAGCTGCTCTCTCTAACTTTCCACGCCATTTATCCAGCCATATGGAGATGGATTCCTATGCATTAGACATGAGACTTGCGCACGTTTTTGTGAACCCTAATTAGTGCTCTATTGTTGAAACCCCAACTGCCAATTAACAGCCACtcctgaaaaacacagacacacatgcatgagTCTCTTGCACACCCTCCCCTGCCACCAACTCTCCCTCCCTCACAGCTGCAGCGTGTTGATCACCCGAGCTAAGAGGACTAGTGTCCCCAAGCGGGACCTTATCTCCCTCTATCACCGCTCGCATTAACATAACATGAATGGCCGATTTCCCTCCCCTCTGGGCCCACACGGCGCTTGCTATTCCCTCTCCTGATATCGATGATTGCATTAGGAGCTGTGCGCTCACCCGACAAGGGGGCGGAGGGGGGGATGGGATAGTGAGCGGCTGGCGTGTAAAATACTAGCTAAATTAACTGCCACTGTTGCCTCCCTCCCCTGGCAAAAAAAGCTGAATCTACCCCAGAGGCCACGTggaaagacaagacagcgaggTGAACGGTAAGAGAGTACAGACCTACCAACTACATCCATCACTCACTGGACCTCTGCAGttcacacaaaataaacataaaacacacacaaaggcacacaTGTCCAGTTATCCATGGGTGACCTTGTTAGAGTTGAGTGGAGGTAATGATAGGAGTGTGAGTATGTATTGAGAGAACAGAGTAAGGCAGTatgaagtatgtgtgtgtgtgtgtgtgtgttagatctGAAAAAGTACCACGCTTACATGGCAAAAAGAGCAACAGGATCATGTGTGATCATGGCACAGTATGCCACAGTGTTTGTCCTGCTGCAAGGCCAGAGAAGGAGCCTGTATTGAACACAAAGAAGCTACCATGGTGCAAAGGGGCTGCTGGTGTTGGCATGGTACTGAGACAACGGGTCGGACCCCCATCTGgtctctgacacacagacatacagacacacacacagacacatattaacacacacagaaaccaccAGCACAGAGGGAAGTGTCAAAATGGCTCAATGCCAGGCATCTTGCACAAAAagagggtgtgtgtctgtgtttatgtgcatgACCAGACAGTGAGAGACAACGTTGGCAAGCTGCCATTGTGAGATTTTCCTCGAAGACAGAACCACTAAGACACAATGGTTAAGGCCTCCAACTCCCTATATCCCCCAAACCTGACCAAAAAATTGTAATCAGCTGATTTAGGAAACAAACCATGAGAAATAGTTTTatattggtttgtttttatagtatctattattatttgtattcagTCTGGATAAAAGCTCATACAATCTGTATTGTATGCTGACTTGCTGAAGCTGCGGTTTGATAACTTTATAGTATATAACATTTATGGCAGAAACGACTTCAAACGCATGACAGTATATGCTTTAAGTGTAAAGCTAATTACCCATTTCAAGACTAACTGCAAGTTGGGAATAGTTGCAAAAATGATTGTCATCGTCATTAGCTTCAATATCGTCAAACCTTTTACTGTACATCAAGAATGTGAAGGTATGGActaaaaggagagaagagataacatttaaatataccTAACAAATATAAAAGTTCTTCTGATCCACTAAAACattgtgtttgtgcttgtgtgtacaTATGCAGATCTTACTTGTGGTGTAGACCACAcccttaaaacaaaaaaagaccttgcatacttttttttaaataaaaatagaaccTCTTTTTTAGGGTGTGCTAGTATTCATATCATAGAGGTAGACAATGACTCTCAATAGAAACAGAAGTGTATGCTGAATctaaataatgaaacaaaaaatcCCATCAATGTCACCCTTCTTCTTCTGATGTGACCCTGTGGAGCAGAGAGCGAAAGTGTCTTACACAAGCATGACATATCAAAAGAAGTTTCAGTGTTGCCATGCTCATTTTTCAACCCACTCATTTTCCTTGCCTGACGAATCCACTTGTTTGTGAAATGAAATGGAATTTCTTGGCTTTGAACTATGAAAGCAGGGAGTTTAAACACAGTCTTGTATTTGGCCGACGCCCCATCAGGAGTAtttgggcatgtgtgtgtgtgtgtgttggtgtgattGCATGCAAGCGACGTGTGCAGACTCCCAGGATGATAGGCTCTTTTATGTGGCCAGCACTGACACTTTTTTTATGCCCACTTGTATGTGTCCAAGTGCACTTTAACAACCTGCTTCATTTAATCCATCCTAATGAATATAATTAGAGCAGACTTCCTGACATCAGAAGGCAAGCCATTTGAAGTGTTGCCCTGCAATCATCAATCCACCTCACTTACATTGCCCCCAAACAGATGAGCAAGCATAAGAactatttaaacattttgaataCTGCTGCATGgtcaaaacatttacagtacagaGCAATAGAAATAACAGTTGAACTTCACTACATGTTGCAAGTGGTGAAAATGTATAACCTAGGTATTAGTGGttgaagaagtattcagatcctttgcttaagtaaaagttCTAATACcacaaagtaaaagtcctgcattaaaaaaaatgtacttaagtaaaagtatgtaaatatcatcaggaaaatataCTAAAAGTTTTACAagaaaaagtactcaatgcagaaaaagtttagaaactgtaaacaaaacaaaatagttcTGATGATCAACAAAGGGTTAATTCAGCTAATCAAGTTAGCTGCAGAAAACTGTCGGCCTGTATATTGTTAGGTAGtttaaatttataataaaacattgtattttatatatgtacatttatattttatacatgtgttttatgtgcacTGGCATCTCTTCGGtttaccaatccacactctacTTCGGTACGTACTGGGACTTGAACtagcgaccctctggttcccaaccctactccctacggactgagccaCTGCCATCCCAGGAGTTGacgtgaaaagaaaagactccaataaagtacaaatacctaAAATGTGAGTACAGCACTTCAGTAAATGaacttaattacattccaccactgctatgTATATTAATGTAGCAATTACCGTTAGTAGTACAAAAAGTTGATGCAATTTCCTTCACTACCTCATAGGAGTATGGGAGATTGTTTTCTCTGAAGTGTCTACCTGAGAGGCCGGTTCTCCCGTCCATCATAAATGTGGAAGAAGACTTCTAGCTCCTCCCCCAGATTGGTGCTCATTAGACTCTTCACGTGGACGAACAAGTGATGGGTGCTAGCGGGTGCAGAGGTCTCCTTCTTACGATGTCGATGTTCCATCTGCAGAGGAGAGGTGATCAGTATCAGcacaatttttttatataagtgACTTAATCTGCAGAACCTCTAAATAAATGAACTATATACAATTGatttaaacaacaaatattATGCTGTTCTAATATAGGATTGAAGAGATGGATTTgcaaaggttaaaaaaacattaaaatccaTAAGCTCTAAATCCTAAAAGATCCTCAAAGCTTATCAACTACAGTTAATaccagggaaaaaaacaacatgtggATACATCTCTTTTAATACTGGCCAATCACATTCAAGAGCTGCTGTATTTAGTGTTGAGTTTCCGAGTCAAAGATTAATAAAATTCCCCTGAAACGCCTCACAGTTGGGAGGAGCTTTGCTGCAGatttgcatatactgtatatttgaagACTGAAGCTAAAATATAGATTTTGATGATACAGATTGAGTTAATATAGCAGACTGGCAGCACCGGGGCGAAGATGTGAGAGTTTGAGCTGTATTGTGTGATGGTTCCACTTGCTGTGACCTTGGTGCCAAAGAAACAAATTGGACACAGGAAGCACTTAATACTATACTGCACATACAGATCTGCACATAAGCAAACACTTTGTACGGACATATTTATACTTTACAATACAAGGGCTTTCACAGAAATATATAATGTTCACTCAAACACATAAAAGCACCAAAACACTTACTTTACTCTCTTACTTGTCTACCTCAAGCATTTATCGTTAAAGTGGTTTCATTATTTTCTTGACACAAAGACATAATGGTGTTGTGATTTGCCTCCCTTTCAACTGGTTTCCAAATCTTAAAGTAACAGAAAATGAAGCACTGAAATTCACACTGCAAGCAAAGAGACAGTCAAACAATGCAGTACAAAGTCTTTCGGTGCTGATATTACATGCTGtattaagtatatatatatcggAAAAGTACAATAGAGCCTCAGAAAACATGGAGCAGCGTTGTGGATACCATCCAGATCAACACGCACATTGCAGCTCTGTTTATTAGAGGTTCATCTTAATCTGCTGTCAACATCCAAAAATacaaggacaaacacacacatgcacacacaagtgtatttgtgtgcgcatgtgtgtgtttgagcaccAGATGGTCAGATGGCCATTGCCAAATTGTGCTCCACATTCACTTCTGTAGTAGGATGTAAAGAGatgaggatgggggggggggcaagacaAGGATGAgtagaaaatgtttttgttttttttaaatcgcaaGGGCAAAGTGTAGTAACAGCCACAGATAAGCATCACTAAGAATCAAAAGTCAAACACACCAAGGAGGAACTGCTACCAATCACTTCCAACAGTATATTAATAGAGGGGattctatgtaaaaaaaaaaatagaacaaaaataataataaagcaggATTCTTCTGTCCTGTGAAGATTTAGTTTTTGCAGAAACAACCATGTTAGAACCCTGTTGTTGGTGTATTAAAAAGTATAGGTCAACATGTTTCGGAAATACGCTCACTTTCTTTGTTGCCAAGAGTTACATGAGGAGATTGATTTCACTCCCTCCTCTCAAGCTTAggttagcataaagactggaaacatggCGAcactagtctcactttgccagacccttctccacagagctgtggaagaggaggaggagggtctggctagtccacagagtcttccgggatgggagaacaacatgctctggtttattgccatttttttaaccaatcacaatcgtagcctcaggaaggaacttgttatCATGGAATATGTGTATGTTCAGTACACACGTTTAGTCGTGTGAGAGAAAACTACGAGTGGTCAGATAGGCtagctggatttaccctgcagagatctgaggagcagttaaccatagtccttataaaTCCATCGGAatttagaattccaacacaaaggaagcccatctaccagcacctctaaagctcattaGTTAACATGGTATCTCTTGTTTGATTAATCTTAACAGCTTTTCTGTAAAGGTGTGATGCTTTTCTTGATTTAGATATTTCGGTGGAGCTTGgtgggttaaaaaataaaataaactgggAATTAGCATTGTCTTAAAGAAACATCTTAAGGGGATAAGAAAGTCCTAGAGgataataaaatagaaaaacgGCTCTGCAAGGAAGCTGATTGGAGTTGGGGATTGATTGATTTTGACTTGGCGTGCTCATATTCCCGATTCTGAATTTGATTATTAAATATCGTAAATTGAAGTGATTGAAAACATGGGCAAACGTtcattcagtttagttttttttttctcagaaattaTTACTGGTAAATATATTACTGGAATCACATGATGCCGAatttctggaaaaaaataaagtaaaacctGCACAACGCAAACATGGATGATCTGGAAAATACAGATTAAAGTAGTTCTTTGCTACCTTACAAATATGCAGTTTTTTCTCAAACATTGCAACATCAGTGCATTACCATAGGAGGATGATATTGCTTTGACAAAAActaaaaggcaacaaaatgcttCCTCAGAGAAGGATTAAGTCTCGGAACGCTGAAATGTTTATGCCATAGTGAAATGTGAGTGAACAGTAACTGCCTAGAGGGTAAGAAGTCAATCTAAAATGCATGATATGCTTTGGAAAACAGTTGGCTGAACTCTaaatataaacattaaaaaaaaaaaacactaacagaATTCTCTAAGACTTAAACATGCTTGCAAATGACAGCACAAATCATTTTACAAGTGCAATATCTGTCAAAATGATGAATATGTTTTGTATCATCTTGACTGTTGTGCCCTATCTGAGATCCCAGAAGAAAACACGCTGGAGAACGATCTAACAACAAGGCACGGACACAGCTTTTTAACAGACTCACTTATTCTCTACACAACAGGGCAGAGCTGCTGGTTTTTGACGCAGAATGACTAGGTGTGGGAAGGCGTAATTTACGTTGGGAGACTTTATTACGTGGTTATTTTCAGTGTGTCATTGAAGCTGCCCGACTGGAGCAGAGTGTGGTTATATGACAGCTTCAGCATGACTAGACACAAAGGATAGACATGAAATGAACATAAAATGCTGTGGTAAACAAGGACCAGAGACATATCGCTGAACAGAAAGAGCCTGACTTTGTCTGCGCTTTCCCAACCGTCTCATTATTGTTCACTGGGTAATGTTTTTCTAAACTACATGAAGCAGCACCAGAGGAAGTCGggatgcttctgaaaaagagaaagggcGTCAAACAGAGGTGATGGAGAATCTTCTAGTCtttctccatccctccatcctacGCTTGTGGGAGGGAGACCTGTGTGACACAAGCTACAAGATACGAATGTAGCTTTAAGGCACGTATCATTTTAGTGATAACAGAAGCCACAGTGGAAATGTTACTACCACATGTCCAGGCCCAGGCCTAAGCTATCCATCactgctgtctgatctgctaCAGTTAATGAACACATCGCCCTGGGATCTAAACTCTGGTCTGCTCCGCTCACGCTCTGTACTGGACCCGCACTCCAGGGGAAAAGCAGCTGTTTTGCCTTTATAATACAGACAGGTTTAGCAGTGCTACACACACATGGGTAAGAGTTCACTGTGGGTTCCTGCCTTTTACAATTCACATAACCATTTGATCCATTGTCAATATAATTATTGATTATAGCAGCTTTAAATATTATTGTCATAATAAAtcacaaaactattttaaaatggCCACAGTTTTTTGGAAAAGAATCATTTTGGGCAGTAATATCACAAAAACATCTAACTGAGATAAATgtacatttgtgttttctttatcaAATAGTATAAATTTCATTTTGGAATCAAACTAATCATATGTAGTCCATTACGTGCCCTTTATAAAATATATGTCAATGCACTAAATGTCTTTCATTTATCCTCATTATCCTGTTTATTTCTCATTGGGAAAATATCACATAATTGCATGACACAACGCTACATTTTCCCACagtaacaccacacacacacacacacacacacacacacacacacacacacacacacacacacagacacacacacacacacacacacagacacagacacacacacacacacggtaatCCCCATCCCCAAGTCACACCACAGCACTAGACTGAAACAAAGAAGCTGTTCTCATAAACACAGATCTCACTGAAAAATATTGATGTAATTTGAGTTCATTGTGATGGTGTGTTGTGCCTTGGTGTTTGcgagttttttttggtttgtttttttacggtGACTGACAGGGGCAAACGCACTGCAACCTAATGAAATACAcgcaaatacacaaaacacaagcaaattaagaaaacacctTCATAAATTTGACAACACCGTGTGCACCGGTGAATCGGTGTGCAACTGCTTTGAAATCATAGACCGTAAATATTAAATCTATGTTTATCATTATCTATGAGatgtttggtgggtgtgtcgcTAATTTATTGGCTCAGGTCACAGGTGAtactcaatcagcagagacgtgtctgtaaacTCATGGTAATAAAAAAACCGACTGCTCGCTCCCCGTGGGGTCAAaaatcaagctgttccacttagcgctcCCTCTAGAGGACTGGAGAATATtggttgtgtaatctggatgcagcggcctttttgttgtatttgtatttggggattgtgtgcttttctttttgcgtCGTTTTTGTATTAGCAgcacgtttgtgtatttggttgggttgtgtgtgtctgcagcgtGTTTGATAAATGCTGCTCATGTGTTTTGGCAAATTTATGAAGaggttttcttaatttgcttgtgttttgtctatctGCACGTGTCATTAAGTCACAGTGCGTTCGCCCCTGTCGACCACCATAGTTTTTGTACGTGGATGGCGGTAGTGAACTCCAGTCCCTTTATCTTGTCTCAGTATAGGGTAATTGCAGTCATTTGCTCATTTTGTACGCCATTTAACAAAGGTGCATTAAGCTTTCATCCTGCAAtgcctgcttttgttttgactaACAAAAAAGAAACGGATGGATTAAGAGCTTTGATTACCACTGTGAAGGGAAAGCcgtcacagtgtgtgtgtttgatacaATTCTCCCCACACTGTATTAGGGCAGAGGAGTGGTTGCCACGGTAACAGCGGTTGGGGCTTGGAGAAAATGGGAAGGGGAAGCAGGGAGCAAACACTCAGGATAGgaaagaaagcaagagagaggcATGGAAACATTTGGAAGAGGGAGAGATTCAGAATTTTGACTATTTGACTTCCTATTTCTACATGCCCTGATGCCAGTAGCCCACTCAGTGGCTCACACTAAAACCGAGTTTGTTGTGTGTTAATAATACTGAGAAATATGTGATATATAACTGCAGAGCAGATACTTGTTCTTCTAATCACCTGCACTGCACCACTTTGCTCCCTTAATGAGGTGTAAGTTTGAGAAAAAAGCAGTTCAATATTGCGTGGAGGTTTGGAAGACCACTCACCAGTCTGTAAAGCTCTGTGACGCTGATTTCATCAGGGTCCACCATGCTGAACTCTCTCCTCGGGACCAGGTCCAGGCAGAGTTGTCTGTAACACAAAGATTCATACAGTGTACATGCAATGAGGAAGTGAATTACATacagatcagacacagacagtATTACAATGTTAGTTCATTCATATCCTAGTCTATGGCGGGCAAAACAGACAAGGTTGACTAaattggaattgttgggtttctgtaaataacatcacagagtacggcctagacctgctcttttatgaaaagcgcaatgaaaCTGTTGTtctgatttggcgctatataaataaaattgaattgaagtgaaTTTAATTGAGCATCAACAACAAAGTTAACAACCGCACAGCATACAGACCTACACGCCAGTGCTGTCAGATCAGCGGTGTCagtcatttaaataaatttgacaGATTGTCCTCTTCTCTAAGGAAcatatgaaacaaaaatatcTTCTACTATGCCCGCCGTCCACTCACTGgtcccccctctctgtctctctctctctctctcttataaCCCTCTATGTTACTTTATGGTTTCCACGAATAACTCTACCTAttactttctctctccttttcgtCTTCCTACCCTCCTCTAGGCTGGCCTTTTTATGTGGACCAAAGCAGCACACTAGAGTGTGTCTCCTTGTCAGCAATAAAAGAGACAGGCTTGGTCAACCATACAACAGCCCACAGCGAGGGACTGTCCACCCATCTCCTCACAATGGGCGTgcacgactgtgtgtgtgtgtgtgtgtgtgtgtgtgtgtgtgttgtgtgtgtgttgtgtgtgtgtgtgtgtgtgtgtgtgtgtgtgtgtcgtgtgcgtgtgcgtgtgcgtgtgcgtgtgtgaggaCAGCCCACAGCAGGGGAATGAAGGAGAGTGAAGGGTAAGGACAGACATAAAGAGAGAATGACAGAAGTTGGgagatttttatattttattactgTGGCATGgggaggaaagagaagaaagagagagggaggatggAGAGAGCGCTGTCTGTTTGAGGGGGAAAGAGATTTGATTGAGTGAGGAGTGTGTGCCTGCAGGGATGGTAGGTGACAACAAAAGACAGAGGAGCAAGGACAGAAGAAAGAGTCAGAGAGATACAGAGTCTGCGAAAGAAGAGTTAGAGAGTGGCAGAAGGCTCTAGCTTTTTTTGGTTCCAGGAACTATGGCATTAAAACTAAAGTTTTGGTCCTTGGTTTCTCCAGTCTCACAGGTGGTTTCCTGAgttattaaagtgcccatattatgaaaaaacttttattttattttgtgtctctggtgcttctacacgcatacaaacttggaaaaaaaacatccatgctgagtaagatacggtttctgaatgtcctctgccttcagtctccgggtgagctgttcaaaatctccacggctttctacgtcactagccaagacgaggtggctaactgtagcatgctatCTCGTTTTCaatagcaaaacactgctacaacacacactagttctcCATattctacaaaagaactacttccatgtccctgttctgcaggtattccacaagtacccctcgtttagaagatgttttccagctaatcctgccttgtactgaccaaagttggagaaagagttatctagctgatgtgatcttacctagctactgcgcatgtgcagctcccaagaAAGATTGTAAAGAAGTgacatgtctcactctgtagctaaaacagagacccaaacacacagggtaaaaaaaggaaaaaatgaaaccaaacttaaaatacaattatgaacctgaaaatgagaataatatggCTGCTTTTAAATAGTTCCTGGCTTCCTTGTGAAGTTCCTGTCATGGATACGGGCGGATGGAAGACAGACAAAGAGcctatatacagtggtgtgaaaaagtgttgcccccttcctcatttcctgttcctttgcatgtttttcacacttaagtgtttcggaacatcaaaccaatttaaacaatagtcaaaggacaacaaagtaaacacaaaatgcaatttgtaaatgaaggttttATTagtaaggtgaaaaaaaatccaaaccatcatggccctgtgtgaaaaagtgattgccccctaaacctaataacggGT is a window of Etheostoma spectabile isolate EspeVRDwgs_2016 unplaced genomic scaffold, UIUC_Espe_1.0 scaffold00002481, whole genome shotgun sequence DNA encoding:
- the LOC116675924 gene encoding dedicator of cytokinesis protein 4-like; the encoded protein is MNEILDLRRQVLVGHLTHDRMRDVKQHITARLDWGNEQLCLDLVPRREFSMVDPDEISVTELYRLMEHRHRKKETSAPASTHHLFVHVKSLMSTNLGEELEVFFHIYDGRENRPLSERFLSS